In Plasmodium falciparum 3D7 genome assembly, chromosome: 6, the following proteins share a genomic window:
- a CDS encoding rifin has product MKIHYINILLFELPLNILIYNQRNHNSTTPHHPPNTRLLCECELYAPATYDDDPQMKEVMQQFEDRTSQRFHEYDERMKTTRQKCKDKCDKEIQKIILKDKLEKELMDKFATLQTDIQNDAIPTCVCEKSLEDKMEKGCLRCGGVLGGGIAPTFGLIGSVAINMWKTTEIAAATKAAIAAGKAAGKIAGEAAGKKAVIEALKYFGVDDFFPEIFKSILKMSRYTDVTKFGAAIAEKHVLNCAMSARGGSVNDSTCNAFEIKLGLFEAETGKPNGPPAYQAIPQKINELAEEATQAAAEAAKKASESATAAFETAEKEAIEAASMQLYTTIAYSILAILIIVLIMVIIYLILRYRRKKKMKKKLQYIKLLEE; this is encoded by the exons atgaaaatccattatattaatatattattgtttgagcttccattaaatatattg atatataatcaAAGGAACCATAACAGCACCACACCACATCATCCACCAAATACCAGGCTATTATGCGAATGTGAATTATATGCACCTGCCACCTATGACGACGATCCACAAATGAAAGAAGTCATGCAACAATTTGAGGATCGTACATCACAAAGATTTCATGAATATGACGAAAGGATGAAAACTACACGCCAAAAATGTAAAGATAAATGCGAtaaagaaatacaaaaaattattttaaaagataaattggaaaaagaattaatggACAAATTTGCCACATTACAAACtgatatacaaaatgatgCTATTCCCACATGTGTTTGCGAAAAATCCTTGGAGGACAAAATGGAAAAAGGATGTTTGCGATGTGGAGGTGTGTTAGGAGGGGGTATTGCACCAACATTCGGATTAATTGGTTCAGTTGCTATAAATATGTGGAAAACTACAGAAATTGCTGCCGCTACGAAAGCGGCCATAGCTGCCGGTAAAGCTGCAGGTAAAATTGCTGGTGAAGCTGCAGGTAAGAAAGCAGTTATTGAagcattaaaatattttggtGTAGATGATTTCTTTCCTGAAATATTTAAATCCATTCTTAAAATGAGCCGTTATACTGATGTCACAAAATTTGGTGCTGCTATTGCTGAAAAACATGTTCTGAACTGTGCGATGTCGGCACGTGGTGGCTCTGTTAATGATTCTACATGCAATGCATTTGAGATTAAATTAGGTCTATTTGAAGCAGAAACTGGTAAACCAAATGGTCCTCCAGCATATCAAGCTATACCACAAAAGATAAACGAACTTGCTGAAGAAGCTACACAAGCTGCTGCTGAAGCCGCCAAGAAGGCTAGTGAAAGTGCTACAGCAGCATTTGAAACAGCAGAAAAGGAAGCTATAGAAGCTGCAAGTATGCAGTTGTACACCACAATTGCTTACTCCATCCTTGCCATATTAATTATAGTTTTAATAAtggtaattatttatttaattttacgttatagacgaaaaaaaaaaatgaagaaaaaactccaatatataaaattattagaagAATAG
- a CDS encoding erythrocyte membrane protein 1, PfEMP1, with protein sequence MAPQRAEDSNKSAKEVLDEFGQQVYKEKVEKDAKIYKGELEGNLASSSILGETASTDKPCTFEYNKLLGARGKRHPCGNRQTVRFSDEYGGQCTFNRIKDSEHNNNDVGACAPFRRLHLCDYNLEKMGSTKIKDKNVLLAEVCMAAKYEGQSLLKQYEEHKNNYPHTNICTVLARSFADIGDIVRGKDLFLGHQQRKRKLEENLKQMFENIKKNNDKLDKISIEQVREYWWNANRDQVWEAITCHAAHSDEYFRKSTDGVTLYFDGRCGRELSSVPTYLDYVPQFLRWFDEWSEEFCRKRNITLKSAKEECQNDSKKLYCSLNGYNCTRLIPNKNYCSRDPICTPCSNKCIPYDLWLRNRRDEFNMQKGKYENEIKTYESDNDISNSNINTEYYKSFYKKFAKSDYKKVHDFLTLLNNGRYCKEGVDGKDAIDFNKTDDKDAFDRSEYCQPCPACVVECDGGKCEEKKNSDGTCIEAQIYTVVRDETPTPIKVLFSGDHQKDITKKLSSFCKNPESENNRDYQTWQCYYKSSDYNNCEMKGSLYKVEGDPNIIVSHECFHLWVQSLLIDTIKWETKLKKCINNTNVTNCYNKCNKNCECFENWVEQKKKEWENVNDVYKDQKQSLGIYYEKLENLFKSNFFQVMKALEGDEKGKWYQFKDDLKKKFEPSEKNTRTTDSQDAIKLILDHLKDNATTCKDNNSLEEDENCPKTKINPCIKRTRIPTRGASNNLVSVKHIAELMQRSARKQLEAGAGEINLKGDATKGKYTKKNGKAVALNDICSIDVQHSNSTYRSEKPCAGKNTGRFDIGTPWKTGTNVKMTEDQAYMPPRREHMCTSNLEYLETDQGPLKNSDGKFVNHSFLGDVLLAANHEAKKIKELYTKDNGLNDLKDKETVCRAMKYSFADLGDIIRGRDMWDNETGMKHAKKHLKDVFDNIRKSLKNKGNQKYNYDDKKLPPYKELREDWWEANRHQVWRAMKCAIKEATIDNCNGIPIEDYIPQRLRWMTEWAEWYCKMQSQEYKKLQDACTGCKKKVDSCTKGTPDCEQCDKQCKQYTEFITKWQPQWETMSYKYQTLYEEAERDATSGSVKKRTQLSKEDQRVVDFLKQLLLRNSAAARNRVIRAAGSSATGGTTAMTPNTPYSTAAGYIHHELGKTVGCNVQTKFCKHKIGSKASGTENKEYAFREKPYDHDDACACRPPKPTGGPGAGESPARSDADSRGPATVGAGEVEEDGDEVDSEEEEDEVEEEPPAEEVCEMVDTLLDESNGGKNGINGCNPKDQVQPYPGWDCKLSTFKDKEHGSCMPPRRIKLCVSGLTQTNNIINKEDIRTHFITCAAIETYFAWLRYKKINTEADKELKEGKIPDEFKRQMFYTFGDYRDIFFGTDISTHNHIPEVSSKVITILEKENGTKSEDKQKFNNVLLEDWWKEHGPEIWEGMLCALTNGLTDDEKKNEIKTKYSYDELNNAKKGDSSLEEFAQTSQFLRWMTEWGEDFCKKRKEQVETLQKACKFYECNINAEDTKTKCEKECKVYEQFIKQWKPQYEQQSKKFTTDKVQPEYAVDADVKKSTHAYQYLSKKLKKICQNGTTTDKCDYKCMENASRQPQTSACSQEQQQQNKSSTENNYPEAFDCPPKEIADKCNCPKPPEPKYCVDKTAYDIRKEREKKSDNSLKGNGTDIPLTDCTKVDTITFFNDNIGTTTINEKEMYKVFPPNSDSCDNKSSNRFNSEKQWLCNNINLKKKNICLPPRRQYMCLRKIERMITKDVDDKDKFFQVVMKAAKEEGIRILKNYKEQNKTDFSEICDDMKYSFADLGDIIRGKDLWNTDKNYKNIQDKIRYVFDYMHKKLNSDDQKRYKDLVNHYDLRSDWWDANRRDIWKAMTCAAPRNAYIYKTTENSETKIRSTDMYYYCGHKDDPPDNDYIPQKLRWMTEWSEYFCKELNRKLEQMKTNCDSCKLNDSNCRDSNDGNNCRKCQQNCQEYTKLVNQGKKQFILQDNQYKEIYKKISNNSDGKAYVGTHVVEFLKKVEKNKCSDLNSADKYLYKGSNCKNLTFTENDNEHRTRTYAFTEKPIEYKNKCTCEITNHPLDKCPTPQNRIICNNLKLINSYKKNYTINLKEWNNNLVPKISSDNYGVLVPPRRKHICLRNITANFLENKIYGKEKLRNAVLNAAYNEAYFLWTVYNKDSTTAFEAIKYSFADYGDIIKGTDIMESSLSDKIGNIFTNTKDTNARSKWWNEIKYQVWHAMLCGYRTANDKFVIDADTCKLPTEDEIPQFHRWLIEWAKQACKEYRIRKSAFEQFCHCSTAGGLSGLDLLKNHSCNYELTQYIGWNTMVKQYMDGFDIKFQKVKNASTNSSISENSAQEYIKGKIEGNECDFNDMENIYEKITNRKNKDFQEILGILCPNKKIDKDKSKEILDETSSKPKEEDTSHVQPPPLPPKPSTPEVEPLPSDEPFDPTILQTTIPFGVALALGSIAFLFLKKKTLSPVDLFSVINIPKGDYNIPTLKSSNRYIPYASDRYKGKTYIYMEGDSSGDEKYAFMSDTTDITSSESEYEELDINDIYVPRAPKYKTLIEVVLEPSKSNGNTLGDDIPHTNKFTDEEWNELKHDFISQYVQRESMGVPQYDVSTELPMNIGGNVLDDGINEKPFIMSIHDRNLYSGEEYSYNVNMVNSMDDIPINRDNNVYSGIDLINDTLSGNKHIDIYDEVLKRKENELFGTNHTKKNTSTNSVAKNTNSDPILNQINLFHTWLDRHRDMCEKLKNDNERLAKLKEEWENETHSGNTHPSDSNKTLNTDVSIQIHMDNPKPINQFTNMDTILEDLEKYNEPYYDVQDDIYYDVNDHDASTVDSNAVNVPSKVQIEMDVNTKLVKEKYPIADVWDI encoded by the exons ATGGCGCCGCAACGTGCCGAAGATTCTAACAAGAGTGCCAAGGAAGTATTGGATGAATTTGGGCAACAAGTGTACAAAGAAAAAGTGGAAAAGGAtgctaaaatatataaaggtgAATTGGAAGGAAATTTGGCAAGCTCATCAATTTTGGGGGAAACAGCGAGCACCGATAAACCGTGCAcatttgaatataataaacttCTTGGTGCTCGCGGTAAAAGGCATCCGTGCGGAAATAGACAAACAGTTCGTTTTTCCGATGAATATGGAGGTCAATGTACATTTAATAGAATAAAAGATAgtgaacataataataatgatgttgGGGCCTGTGCTCCTTTCAGACGATTACATCTATGTGATTATAATTTGGAAAAAATGGGCTCAACGAAAATCAAGGATAAAAATGTTTTGCTGGCCGAGGTGTGTATGGCAGCAAAATATGAAGGACAATCATTATTAAAACAATATGAAGAACATAAAAACAATTATCCTCATACCAATATATGTACAGTATTGGCACGAAGTTTTGCGGATATAGGAGATATCGTACGCGGCAAAGATCTTTTCCTTGGTCATCaacaaagaaaaagaaaattagaAGAGAATTTAAAACAAATGTTTGAGAAcattaagaaaaataatgataaattagATAAAATTTCAATCGAACAAGTTAGGGAATATTGGTGGAACGCTAATAGAGACCAAGTATGGGAAGCCATCACCTGCCATGCTGCACATAGTGATGAATATTTCAGAAAATCAACAGACGGAGTaactttatattttgatgGTCGATGCGGTCGTGAACTTTCGAGTGTCCCAACATATTTAGATTACGTCCCTCAATTTTTACGTTGGTTCGACGAATGGAGTGAAGAATTTTGCCGAAAACGAAATATTACATTAAAATCGGCCAAGGAAGAGTGTCAAAATGactcaaaaaaattatattgtaGCCTTAATGGATATAATTGTACGAGACTTATtccaaataaaaattattgttCTAGGGATCCTATTTGTACTCCGTGTTCGAATAAATGCATTCCTTATGACCTTTGGTTAAGGAATCGACGAGATGAATTTAACATGCAAAAgggaaaatatgaaaatgaaataaaaacatatgaaTCTGACAATGATATATctaatagtaatattaatacggaatattataaatcattttataaaaaatttgcaAAAAGTGACTATAAAAAAGTGCATGATTTTTTAACGTTACTAAATAATGGAAGGTATTGCAAAGAAGGAGTAGACGGAAAAGATGCTATTGATTTTAATAAGACTGATGATAAAGATGCGTTTGATCGTTCAGAATATTGCCAACCCTGTCCCGCTTGTGTAGTTGAATGTGACGGTGGAAAATgtgaagagaaaaaaaacagTGATGGTACTTGTATTGAAGCACAGATATATACAGTTGTACGAGATGAGACGCCTACTCCAATTAAAGTTCTCTTTAGCGGAGACCACCAGAaagatataacaaaaaaattaagttcATTCTGTAAGAACCCAGAAAGTGAAAATAATAGGGACTATCAAACATGGCAATGCTATTATAAAAGTagtgattataataattgtgaAATGAAAGGTTCATTATACAAGGTTGAAGGAGATCCTAACATTATTGTATCTCATGAATGTTTTCACTTGTGGGTGCAAAGTTTATTAATAGACACCATAAAGTGGGAAACCAAACTTAAGAAGTGCATAAATAATACTAACGTCACGAattgttataataaatgtaacaAAAATTGTGAATGTTTTGAAAATTGggttgaacaaaaaaaaaaagaatgggAAAATGTAAACGATGTATACAAAGATCAGAAACAAAGTTTGGGcatttattatgaaaaacTCGAAAATCTTTTTAAAAGTAATTTTTTTCAAGTTATGAAAGCTCTTGAGGGAgatgaaaaaggaaaatggtATCAATTTAAGGacgatttaaaaaaaaaatttgaacCTTCCGAAAAAAACACACGTACTACAGATTCGCAAGATGCAATAAAACTCATATTAGATCACTTAAAAGATAATGCCACAACATGCAAAGACAATAATTCATTAGAAGAAGATGAAAATTGCCCCAAAACTAAAATAAACCCATGTATAAAACGCACTCGTATACCCACTCGTGGTGCTAGTAACAACCTTGTGAGTGTGAAACATATAGCCGAACTGATGCAACGGAGCGCGAGGAAACAATTGGAGGCCGGTGCAGGTGAAATTAATTTGAAGGGCGATGCAACAAAAGGGaaatacacaaaaaaaaatggtaaGGCAGTTGCGTTGAATGACATATGTAGTATAGATGTCCAACATTCCAATTCTACATATAGATCGGAAAAACCATGTGCAGGAAAAAATACAGGCAGGTTTGACATAGGAACTCCATGGAAAACTGGGACAAACGTAAAAATGACAGAAGACCAGGCTTATATGCCACCACGACGTGAACATATGTGTACATCCAATTTGGAATATTTAGAAACGGATCAAGGCCCACTTAAGAATAGTGATGGAAAGTTTGTTAATCATTCTTTTTTGGGTGATGTGTTACTTGCAGCAAACCATgaagcaaaaaaaataaaggaacTGTATACAAAAGATAATGGACTAAATGACCTAAAGGACAAAGAAACTGTATGTAGAGCAATGAAATATAGTTTCGCCGACCTTGGAGACATTATACGAGGAAGAGACATGTGGGATAATGAAACTGGTATGAAACATGCAAAAAAACATTTGAAAGATGTTTTTGATAATATCCGTAAGTCACTCAAAAACAAAGGCAACCAAAAATATAACTATGATGACAAAAAATTACCCCCATATAAAGAATTAAGAGAAGATTGGTGGGAAGCAAATAGACATCAAGTTTGGAGAGCTATGAAATGTGCAATAAAAGAGGCCACCATTGACAATTGTAATGGTATCCCCATAGAAGATTATATTCCTCAAAGATTAAGATGGATGACCGAATGGGCCGAATGGTACTGTAAAATGCAATCACAGGAATATAAGAAATTACAGGATGCGTGTACGGGTTGTAAAAAAAAGGTGGATTCATGTACTAAAGGCACTCCAGATTGTGAGCAGTGCGATAAACAATGTAAACAATATACTGAATTTATTACAAAATGGCAACCTCAATGGGAAACAATGTCATATAAATACCAAACATTATACGAAGAAGCAGAACGTGATGCTACATCTGGTTCTGTTAAAAAACGTACCCAACTTTCAAAGGAAGATCAACGTGTTGTTGATTTCTTGAAACAATTACTACTACGAAATAGTGCTGCCGCACGTAATCGTGTTATACGTGCTGCTGGTAGTAGTGCCACTGGGGGCACCACCGCCATGACCCCGAACACCCCCTACAGCACCGCTGCAGGGTACATCCACCATGAATTGGGGAAGACCGTGGGGTGCAACGTACAAACAAAATTTTGTAAACACAAAATTGGTAGTAAAGCTAGTGGTACAGAAAACAAAGAATATGCCTTTAGAGAAAAACCATATGATCATGATGATGCGTGTGCTTGCAGGCCACCAAAACCCACTGGAGGTCCTGGCGCTGGAGAAAGTCCCGCCCGCTCCGACGCCGACTCACGCGGCCCCGCCACTGTTGGTGCCGGCGAAGTCGAAGAAGATGGCGACGAAGTCGATTccgaagaagaagaagacgAAGTCGAGGAGGAGCCGCCGGCGGAAGAGGTGTGTGAGATGGTGGACACACTTCTTGATGAATCAAATGGTGGAAAAAATGGAATAAATGGTTGTAATCCAAAAGATCAAGTTCAACCTTATCCTGGATGGGATTGTAAACTAAGTACGTTTAAAGATAAAGAACACGGTTCTTGTATGCCTCCAAGAAGAATAAAATTATGCGTAAGTGGTTTAAcacaaacaaataatataataaataaagaagatataAGAACACATTTTATTACATGTGCGGCTATAGAAACATATTTTGCGTGgttaagatataaaaaaattaatactgAAGCAgataaagaattaaaagaagGAAAGATTCCTGACGAATTTAAAAGACAAATGTTTTATACATTTGGTGATTACcgagatatattttttggaaCAGATATTTCTACACATAACCATATTCCAGAGGTATCATCAAAAGTAATAACCATTTTAGAAAAGGAAAATGGTACAAAATCCGAAGACAAACAAAAATTCAACAACGTATTGCTTGAAGACTGGTGGAAAGAACATGGACCTGAGATATGGGAAGGGATGTTATGCGCCCTAACAAATGGCCTCACAGatgacgaaaaaaaaaacgaaataAAAACCAAATACTCATACGACGAACTGAACAACGCCAAAAAAGGTGATTCTTCCCTCGAGGAATTCGCACAAACCTCCCAATTTTTACGTTGGATGACGGAATGGGGAGAagatttttgtaaaaaacgGAAGGAACAGGTGGAGACGTTACAAAAGGCGTGTAAGTTCTATGAGTGTAACATTAATGCTGAAGATACCAAAACAAAATGTGAAAAGGAATGCAAAGTATATGAACAATTTATTAAACAATGGAAACCTCAATATGAACAACAAAGCAAAAAATTTACAACAGATAAAGTACAACCTGAATATGCAGTTGATGCCGACGTGAAGAAGTCTACACATGCCTATCAATATTTGagcaaaaaattaaaaaaaatttgtcaAAATGGAACTACTACTGACAAATGTGATTATAAGTGCATGGAAAATGCGTCGAGACAACCACAAACATCTGCTTGCAGCCAagaacaacaacaacaaaacAAATCATCTACAGAAAACAACTATCCTGAAGCGTTCGATTGTCCTCCTAAAGAAATTGCTGATAAGTGCAATTGTCCTAAACCTCCTGAACCTAAATATTGTGTAGACAAAACTGCATATGATATAAGAAAAGAGCGTGAGAAAAAGTCGGATAATAGTTTGAAAGGAAATGGAACTGATATACCATTGACTGATTGTACAAAGGTAGATACTATTACGTTCTTTAACGATAATATTGGTACTACAACaattaatgaaaaagaaatgtaTAAGGTTTTTCCACCAAATAGTGATTCATGTGATAATAAATCAAGTAATCGCTTCAACTCTGAAAAGCAATGGTTAtgcaataatataaatctaaaaaaaaaaaatatttgtttaCCTCCTAGAAGACAATATATGTGCCTAAGGAAAATAGAAAGAATGATCACTAAAGATGTTGACGACAAAGACAAATTTTTCCAAGTAGTCATGAAAGCAGCAAAAGAGGAAGGAataagaatattaaaaaattataaagaacaaaataaaactgATTTTTCTGAAATATGTGATGACATGAAATACAGTTTTGCCGATCTAGGTGATATAATTAGAGGAAAGGATCTTTGGAATAcagataaaaattataagaacATACAAGACAAAATAAGATACGTTTTCGATTATATGCATAAGAAGTTGAATTCTGACGATCAAAAGAGATATAAAGATTTAGTGAATCATTATGATCTACGTTCTGATTGGTGGGATGCTAATAGAAGAGACATATGGAAAGCTATGACTTGTGCTGCACCAAGAAAtgcttatatttataaaacaacAGAAAATAGTGAAACAAAAATTCGTTCAACagatatgtattattattgtggACATAAGGATGATCCACCTGATAATGATTACATTCCACAAAAACTAAGATGGATGACTGAATGGTCAGAATACTTTTGTAAAGAACTGAATAGAAAACTGGAGCAAATGAAAACAAATTGTGATAGTTGTAAACTTAATGATTCAAACTGTCGCGATTCTAATGATGGAAACAACTGTAGGAAATGTCAACAAAACTGCCAGGAATATACAAAACTAGTTAATCAAGGGAAAAAACAATTTATTCTACAAGATAAccaatataaagaaatatataaaaaaataagtaatAATTCTGATGGAAAAGCATATGTTGGTACACATGTTGTtgaatttttgaaaaaagtagaaaaaaacaaatgctCTGATCTGAATAGTGCTGATAAATATCTTTATAAAGGAAGTAACTGTAAAAATTTGACGTTTACTGAAAATGATAACGAACATAGGACTCGTACGTACGCTTTCACAGAAAAACCtatagaatataaaaataaatgtacatGTGAAATTACTAATCATCCTTTAGATAAATGTCCCACGCCACAGAATAgaattatatgtaataactTGAAACTTATTAATtcctacaaaaaaaattatactatTAATCTTAAAGAATGGAATAACAACCTCGTACCTAAAATTTCCAGTGATAATTATGGTGTTTTAGTTCCACCTAGAAGAAAACATATATGTCTTAGAAATATTACTGCAAATTTTTtggaaaacaaaatatatggcAAAGAAAAACTTAGAAATGCTGTTCTTAATGCTGCCTATAATGAAGCATATTTCTTATGGACTGTATATAATAAGGATTCTACAACAGCATTTGAAGCTATAAAATATAGTTTTGCTGACTATggtgatataataaaaggtaCTGATATCATGGAGTCCTCATTGTCTGATAAAATAggtaatatatttactaaCACAAAAGATACTAATGCGCGTTCAAAATGGTGGAACGAAATTAAATATCAAGTATGGCATGCTATGTTATGCGGATATAGAACGGCAAATGATAAATTTGTTATTGATGCTGATACATGTAAATTACCTACAGAAGATGAAATTCCTCAGTTTCATCGTTGGTTAATTGAATGGGCAAAACAAGCATGTAAAGAATACCGTATTCGCAAAAGCGCTTTTGAACAGTTTTGCCATTGTTCGACTGCAGGTGGACTATCAGGACTAGATTTACTAAAGAACCATTCTTGTAATTACGAACTTACACAGTACATAGGATGGAATACAATGGTAAAACAATACATGGACGGATTTGATATAAAATTTCAAAAGGTTAAAAACGCATCTACAAACTCATCAATTTCTGAAAATTCTGCAcaggaatatataaaaggcAAAATTGAGGGTAATGAATGCGATTTTAAtgatatggaaaatatatacGAAAAAATTACCAAtcgaaaaaataaagattttCAAGAAATATTAGGAATATTATGTccgaataaaaaaattgacaAAGATAAATCCAAAGAAATTCTTGACGAAACATCATCAAAACCCAAAGAAGAAGATACATCTCACGTACAACCTCCACCCTTACCACCAAAACCTTCAACACCCGAGGTAGAACCCCTCCCTTCCGATGAACCCTTTGACCCGACTATCTTGCAAACAACCATTCCTTTTGGAGTGGCGTTAGCATTAGGATCCAttgcttttttatttttgaag aaaaaaaccCTATCCCCTGTGGACCTTTTCAGTGTTATTAATATACCTAAAGGTGATTATAATATACCTACATTGAAATCAAGTAATCGTTATATCCCCTATGCTAGTGATCGATATAAAggtaaaacatatatttatatggaaGGAGATAGTAGTGGTGATGAAAAATATGCATTTATGTCTGATACTACTGATATAACTTCCTCCGAAAGTGAATATGAAGAATtggatattaatgatatatatgtaccaCGTGCtcctaaatataaaacattgatAGAAGTAGTACTAGAACCATCCAAAAGTAATGGTAACACACTAGGTGATGATATACCacatacaaataaatttacTGATGAGGAATGGAATGAACTGAAACATGATTTTATATCACAATATGTGCAACGTGAATCAATGGGTGTACCACAATATGATGTATCAACGGAGTTACCAATGAATATAGGAGGTAATGTTTTAGATGATGGCATAAATGAAAAACCTTTTATTATGTCTATTCATGATAGAAATTTATATAGTGGAGAAGAATATAGTTATAATGTTAATATGGTTAATAGTATGGATGATATTCCAATTAATCGTGATAATAATGTTTATAGTGGTATAGATTTAATTAATGACACGTTAAGTGGTAACAaacatattgatatatatgatgaagtgctaaaaagaaaagaaaacgaATTATTTGGGACAAATCATacgaaaaaaaatacatcaaCCAATAGTGTTgcaaaaaatacaaatagtGATCCTATACTCAATCAAATAAATTTGTTTCATACATGGTTAGATAGACATAGAGATATGTGCGAAAAGTtgaaaaatgataatgagCGGTTAGccaaattaaaagaagagtGGGAAAATGAGACACATAGTGGTAACACTCACCCTAGTGATAGTAACAAAACGTTAAATACTGACGTTTCTATACAAATACATATGGATAATCCTAAACCTATAAATCAATTTACTAATATGGATACTATCTTGGAAGATctggaaaaatataatgaacctTATTATGATGTACAAgatgatatttattatgatgtAAATGATCATGATGCATCAACTGTGGATAGTAATGCTGTGAATGTTCCTAGCAAAGTACAAATTGAAATGGATGTAAATACTAAATTGGTGAAAGAAAAATATCCTATAGCAGATGTAtgggatatataa